TGGCCCGCCACGACCTGGTGGCAACAGGCACGACGGGCACGCTGCTGCAGTTCGAGCTGGGCCTTCGGGTCGCTCGGCTGCTCAGCGGTCCCGTCGGCGGTGACCTGCAGCTCGGCGCTCGCATCGCTGAGGGCCGCGTGGACCTGCTGGTGTTCTTCTGGGACCCCCTCGAGCCGCAGCCTCACGACCCGGACGTCAAGGCGCTGCTGCGGGTGGCAGTGGTGTGGAACACTCCGACTGCCTGCAACCGGGCCACGGCTGACCTGGTGATCTCCTCGCCCCTGTTCGAGGAGTCCTACGAGCCGGTCCGACCCGAGTTCGGCAACAGCCTCCCCCTGGCCACGGTCGACCGCGGCAACTCCCCCGACTGACCGCCGGGGCGGTTGTGCCCGCCGGCGTCCTCGACAGCTGGCTCGCCAGGCGCAGGAGCACCGGCCGGCGGGCGCAGGTCGGCCACGATCTCCGCGACCCACACCCGATGGGGGTCCCCTCCGGTTGGTCCTCCTACCGGAGGGGGACCCCGCGGGTCGGGACGAGCACACACCAGCCCCGAGGCGCTGCGCGCCGACAAGACCAACCCGTCGCTGGGGTTGCCGCGCCCCGTCTTCCCCGCCGGGATCCCCATGCCGGCGGACCAGATCAGCCACCACGCCCCACGCGGTGGGACTCTGGCGGCCGATCCGTCCGCTGCGGCACCGCGGACACAAGCAACGTCGCCGAGCGGTTCTTCGACCGCGTGATGGACTGGCACGGACGGGCCAGCCGCCGAGACGAACGCGCGCCGGTCTACCGCGGCGG
This window of the Actinomycetes bacterium genome carries:
- a CDS encoding methylglyoxal synthase, which translates into the protein MRRRIALVAHDNMKPELLQWATYNRESLARHDLVATGTTGTLLQFELGLRVARLLSGPVGGDLQLGARIAEGRVDLLVFFWDPLEPQPHDPDVKALLRVAVVWNTPTACNRATADLVISSPLFEESYEPVRPEFGNSLPLATVDRGNSPD